From Prochlorococcus sp. MIT 1223, the proteins below share one genomic window:
- a CDS encoding DUF3303 domain-containing protein: MQLYLVDAQFPNIENQIAAYKQFIKVWENGEMAKQDKFDGFEMLFRVHAPAEGRVVLLCKANSDKELFAHFAPWRAQFGIDMEMTPVISCQNVVDYHKDLFSKMGEL, from the coding sequence ATGCAACTTTATCTAGTTGACGCACAATTCCCAAATATCGAAAATCAGATTGCTGCCTATAAGCAATTTATAAAGGTTTGGGAGAATGGTGAGATGGCAAAACAAGATAAATTTGATGGATTTGAAATGCTGTTTAGAGTTCATGCTCCCGCAGAAGGTCGGGTAGTTCTACTTTGTAAGGCAAATAGTGATAAAGAGCTATTTGCTCACTTTGCTCCTTGGCGTGCTCAGTTTGGAATCGATATGGAAATGACTCCAGTAATCAGTTGTCAGAATGTAGTTGACTACCACAAAGATCTTTTCTCGAAAATGGGAGAATTATGA
- a CDS encoding DUP family protein, with product MLDRKKAYDPFGNISNDQIADIVNSNNELDDEAARFIQEERDEEKRLVYERKYLNRHFLRLRKSPLEIINRSLLLFFLVSFIFSFIIIFRVSNLWFCVYILSTFSCVFYTPNRKTIKELISAWPNIQDLLSKNGLWK from the coding sequence ATGTTAGACAGAAAAAAGGCTTACGATCCTTTTGGAAACATATCCAATGATCAAATAGCTGACATTGTAAACTCAAATAATGAGTTAGATGATGAAGCTGCAAGATTTATTCAGGAGGAGAGAGACGAGGAGAAGAGGTTAGTATATGAGAGAAAATACTTAAATAGACATTTTTTAAGGCTTAGGAAGTCACCTCTTGAAATAATTAACCGTTCGTTATTGTTGTTCTTTTTAGTTAGCTTTATTTTTTCTTTTATAATTATTTTCCGTGTTAGTAATCTTTGGTTTTGTGTTTATATCTTAAGTACATTCTCATGTGTTTTCTATACTCCCAATCGTAAGACAATTAAGGAATTGATTTCAGCATGGCCTAATATACAAGATCTTTTATCTAAAAATGGACTATGGAAATGA